In Clostridia bacterium, the following are encoded in one genomic region:
- a CDS encoding APC family permease → MGNFKRLLIGRPLKNEALKGEKFGVLWGLPILSSDAISSVAYAGQEILIVLFPAIGMLAFTQLTYISIAIIALLTILMLSYRQTIDTYPNGGGAFIVAKENIGVIAGVTAGSALSIGYILTVAVSIASGVDQIVSVFRVLEPYRVLLCVVIIFLMTIGNLRGIKESAKIFSLPTYFFILSILLMLVVGLIKVLNGYKPEPIHVAQDTLQPLTLFLVLKAFTNGCAALTGVEAVSNAVPNFREPSTKNAKTVLVLLSLLVLIVFGGTSVIANYYPIHPEQGAMLVQIAGMIFGTSNLFYYIIMGLSFTILVLAANTAYFGFPNLISVMAKEGYVPRQLSMRGDRLSYSNGIILLSGISIILIVAFRANVTSLIGLYAIGVFISFTLSQTGMFFRWIKQKGSNWGVKAMINGFGAAVTLAVVIVIAITKFAQGTWIVVIVIPILIIMMLKVKRHYIAVKKQLRISLEELDKIEIENDKYINRVIVLMESVNKSSIRALRLAKTISDNVVAFCVATDEESGREVQDKYKRLKTSIPLIVKYSPFRKVVDPLLKFVESAEYEYKRGDMITVILPQFSVKRWWHKILHNQTRVFIERELLKHKHIVVAVMPLQLKDDEFVLKSPKYK, encoded by the coding sequence ATGGGTAACTTTAAAAGATTGTTAATAGGCAGGCCTTTAAAAAATGAAGCACTAAAGGGTGAAAAATTTGGAGTGTTATGGGGGCTTCCTATACTTTCAAGTGATGCAATTTCTTCAGTAGCATATGCAGGTCAAGAAATCCTAATTGTTCTGTTTCCTGCGATCGGTATGCTTGCATTTACACAGCTGACATATATCTCAATAGCGATTATTGCACTTTTGACAATATTAATGCTTTCGTACCGCCAGACAATAGACACTTACCCAAATGGAGGCGGAGCCTTTATAGTCGCTAAAGAAAATATCGGCGTAATTGCCGGTGTTACCGCAGGTTCTGCGCTAAGTATCGGCTATATTCTTACTGTTGCAGTTAGTATAGCGTCCGGTGTAGATCAAATTGTGTCTGTATTCCGGGTACTTGAGCCATATAGGGTGCTCCTTTGCGTGGTTATTATTTTTCTGATGACAATTGGAAATCTAAGGGGAATAAAAGAGTCTGCAAAAATATTCAGTCTCCCAACCTATTTTTTTATTTTATCTATTTTATTAATGTTGGTTGTCGGCCTTATAAAAGTATTAAACGGCTATAAGCCTGAACCTATCCATGTAGCACAGGATACGCTCCAACCTCTTACGCTTTTTCTGGTGCTTAAAGCTTTTACAAATGGCTGTGCCGCTCTTACAGGAGTTGAAGCCGTCAGCAATGCAGTACCAAATTTCAGAGAGCCGTCTACGAAAAATGCCAAAACCGTACTGGTGTTACTTTCCTTACTTGTTTTGATAGTATTTGGAGGAACATCGGTTATTGCAAATTACTATCCTATACACCCGGAGCAGGGTGCGATGCTTGTACAGATTGCAGGTATGATTTTTGGGACGAGTAACTTATTCTACTATATTATTATGGGATTATCATTTACCATTCTGGTTCTTGCAGCAAATACAGCTTATTTTGGTTTTCCAAATTTGATTTCCGTTATGGCAAAAGAGGGTTATGTTCCAAGACAGCTGAGCATGAGAGGCGACAGGTTGAGCTATTCAAACGGAATAATTCTTCTTTCTGGAATCTCAATTATTCTGATAGTAGCGTTCAGGGCAAATGTAACATCACTGATTGGTTTATATGCTATTGGTGTGTTTATCTCTTTTACACTTTCACAGACCGGAATGTTTTTTAGATGGATTAAACAAAAGGGTAGCAATTGGGGTGTCAAAGCTATGATAAATGGTTTTGGGGCAGCTGTAACGCTTGCTGTAGTAATAGTTATTGCTATCACAAAGTTTGCCCAGGGAACATGGATTGTGGTAATAGTTATCCCCATCCTCATTATCATGATGCTTAAAGTAAAAAGGCATTATATTGCAGTAAAAAAACAGCTAAGGATTTCTCTCGAAGAATTAGACAAAATAGAAATTGAAAATGATAAGTATATAAACCGTGTTATTGTTCTTATGGAAAGTGTGAACAAATCCAGCATAAGGGCATTGCGGCTTGCGAAAACTATTTCTGACAATGTAGTTGCTTTTTGTGTAGCTACTGATGAGGAAAGCGGGAGAGAAGTACAGGATAAATATAAGAGGTTAAAGACCAGCATACCTCTTATAGTAAAATACTCACCGTTCAGAAAAGTGGTAGATCCGCTGCTGAAATTTGTTGAATCAGCAGAATATGAATATAAAAGGGGTGATATGATAACTGTCATATTACCTCAATTTTCCGTAAAACGTTGGTGGCATAAAATTTTGCACAATCAAACAAGAGTGTTCATTGAAAGAGAATTATTGAAGCATAAGCATATAGTTGTTGCTGTAATGCCCTTGCAGCTAAAAGATGACGAATTTGTTCTGAAGAGTCCGAAATACAAATAA
- a CDS encoding VOC family protein, with protein MAIITPNFNFAGRCEEAIVLYQKAFDAKVGCLLRYSDANKSDWNKKLTPEQENYIYHAELFIGTQRIMMCDNMDVNLTKSTALSLTVTFDTKDEVKQAYEVLKEDSETIYQMQSTTYSSCMVVFIDKFGFRWGLMTEQTDR; from the coding sequence ATGGCTATAATAACACCAAATTTTAATTTTGCAGGACGTTGTGAAGAAGCAATTGTACTGTATCAAAAGGCTTTTGATGCAAAGGTTGGTTGTTTATTACGATATTCTGATGCCAATAAGTCTGATTGGAATAAAAAATTAACACCAGAACAAGAAAACTACATATATCATGCAGAACTTTTTATTGGCACCCAAAGGATTATGATGTGCGACAATATGGATGTTAATTTGACAAAAAGTACGGCTCTTTCACTGACTGTCACATTCGATACAAAGGACGAAGTAAAACAGGCATATGAAGTTTTAAAAGAAGACAGCGAGACAATTTATCAGATGCAGAGCACGACATATAGTTCTTGCATGGTTGTATTTATAGACAAATTTGGTTTCCGATGGGGATTGATGACAGAACAAACAGACCGATAA
- a CDS encoding N-6 DNA methylase — MSNNNSFEIDALNSERDVEAKLIQPLFKDILGYPNKNLYWDVAVEFNNGRERFVKKADLAAYHGNKPVIVVEAKRPTETLQSGIDQVDSYAFALQTPFSVITNGKAFILRGYYSSNKRINIIESTVEELQRDNWDKLKRLISYSDILTSISDNPNIVMLPDQEKIRDFRRFFRSIHSIIRDREKLDPATCFDELSKLLFLKAAEEERMSKGDSNSVLTIEVLNELEKLGVGIKYINDKINESIKQVFPDVFEGEIKINLSVDTLKEVLKNMQNFKMKQDDADIKGRAFEEFLPTQLRGKGLGQYFTPRPVVNFMVNMAEISIYDVVADFSCGSGGFLIKAFEHIQKLIDELPDGTLQRLGTKKGQLLDDVRKYQIHGIDAEPRAARTAKMNMLMWGDGNNISRGNALDIKDKTGKEYSIKEYDKDIPNSGCTIILANPPFGSKEKEPDILKRYFLGSKISKRATQKTEILFLEKGLKLLRPGGKMLIVLPLGLLSNDSYQYIRDYIHSEAEIRAIVSLPTHTFVQSGVDTIKTCVLYLQKFTEEKKELYENKTNGLPQEKIREILMTDKDFDYPVFMATAEFVGFEPSGRSIVTDGEKTDLDLILEDFQNQSTISIPELDLMEFAESYYSEKTFYRIDQTVRGTQRNLKNSFVVNLSDTHSRLDPAFYVFKYKVEPMMQSFEPLGNKIEEGRERFRPQNDDEMDREYPILSVTNNEGVIFNEYRKGEEFTQSYKKVKEGDIVYNPYRVNVGSIGVVPEELDGGFVSPAYVVFRSKAYKPEFIVELLKSPFYKLYIDVLSTGSIRDSLSYDLLETIKVPEVHDEKQESIYKLINETKQRILDLQGGILGKKDEIVKELHSLIK, encoded by the coding sequence ATGTCTAACAATAACAGTTTTGAAATAGATGCATTGAATTCTGAAAGAGATGTAGAAGCAAAACTTATACAACCCCTTTTTAAAGATATACTGGGTTATCCTAATAAAAACCTTTACTGGGATGTCGCTGTAGAGTTTAATAACGGCAGGGAAAGATTTGTAAAAAAAGCTGATCTAGCCGCGTATCATGGAAACAAACCCGTTATAGTGGTTGAAGCAAAGCGTCCGACAGAAACCCTTCAATCAGGCATAGACCAGGTTGATTCCTATGCCTTTGCCTTACAGACTCCCTTTAGCGTCATTACTAACGGCAAGGCTTTTATTCTAAGAGGCTATTATTCATCAAACAAAAGAATAAATATTATAGAAAGTACTGTAGAAGAGCTTCAAAGGGATAACTGGGACAAGCTTAAAAGACTTATCTCATATTCCGATATACTGACTTCCATTTCGGATAATCCAAATATTGTTATGCTTCCCGACCAGGAAAAAATCAGGGATTTCAGAAGATTTTTCAGAAGTATACACTCAATAATAAGAGACCGCGAAAAGCTTGATCCAGCCACTTGCTTTGATGAACTGAGCAAGCTTCTGTTTTTGAAAGCGGCCGAAGAAGAGCGGATGAGCAAGGGCGACAGTAATTCGGTCCTCACTATCGAAGTGCTAAATGAGCTGGAAAAGTTGGGTGTTGGAATAAAGTATATAAATGATAAGATAAATGAATCAATTAAGCAAGTTTTCCCCGATGTCTTTGAGGGTGAAATCAAGATAAATCTGTCTGTTGATACACTTAAAGAAGTGTTGAAAAACATGCAGAACTTTAAAATGAAGCAGGACGATGCCGACATAAAAGGCCGTGCTTTTGAAGAGTTCCTCCCTACCCAGTTAAGAGGAAAAGGACTTGGTCAGTACTTTACACCACGCCCTGTTGTAAACTTTATGGTAAACATGGCGGAAATATCAATATATGATGTAGTCGCTGATTTCAGCTGCGGTTCAGGTGGCTTTCTTATAAAGGCCTTTGAACACATTCAGAAGCTGATCGACGAATTGCCTGACGGTACACTGCAAAGGCTGGGTACTAAAAAGGGCCAGCTCCTGGATGACGTTAGAAAATATCAGATTCATGGAATAGATGCCGAACCCCGGGCAGCCAGAACTGCCAAAATGAATATGCTTATGTGGGGAGACGGCAATAATATATCCAGAGGCAACGCTCTGGATATAAAAGACAAGACCGGTAAGGAGTATTCAATAAAAGAATATGACAAGGATATACCAAACTCAGGGTGTACAATAATACTGGCAAATCCTCCGTTTGGAAGCAAGGAAAAGGAACCCGACATTTTGAAAAGGTATTTTCTCGGAAGCAAAATATCTAAAAGAGCTACACAAAAGACCGAGATACTATTTCTGGAGAAAGGTCTCAAGCTTCTCCGTCCCGGTGGAAAAATGCTTATTGTACTGCCTCTGGGTCTATTAAGTAATGATAGTTATCAGTATATAAGGGATTATATTCACAGTGAAGCAGAGATAAGGGCCATTGTTTCACTGCCAACTCATACTTTTGTTCAGTCAGGCGTAGATACGATAAAAACCTGTGTATTATACCTGCAGAAATTTACTGAAGAGAAAAAGGAACTATACGAAAATAAGACAAATGGATTGCCACAGGAAAAAATCAGAGAGATCTTAATGACTGATAAAGATTTTGATTATCCGGTTTTTATGGCTACAGCTGAATTTGTAGGGTTTGAACCAAGCGGCAGGTCTATCGTAACAGATGGAGAAAAGACAGATCTTGATCTGATACTGGAGGATTTTCAAAACCAATCAACAATATCCATACCTGAGCTGGATTTAATGGAGTTCGCAGAAAGCTATTATTCTGAAAAAACCTTTTATAGGATTGACCAGACAGTAAGAGGAACACAAAGAAATCTAAAGAATTCTTTTGTCGTAAATCTGAGTGATACACACTCACGATTGGATCCTGCATTTTATGTGTTTAAATATAAAGTCGAACCTATGATGCAAAGCTTTGAACCTCTAGGCAATAAAATTGAGGAAGGCCGCGAAAGATTCAGGCCTCAGAATGATGACGAAATGGATAGGGAATACCCTATTTTATCTGTTACAAATAATGAGGGTGTAATTTTCAATGAATACAGAAAAGGTGAAGAGTTTACGCAATCATATAAAAAGGTAAAGGAAGGCGATATAGTCTACAACCCATATAGAGTTAATGTCGGAAGCATAGGAGTAGTACCTGAGGAATTGGATGGAGGGTTTGTCAGTCCTGCATACGTTGTATTCCGCTCAAAAGCATATAAGCCGGAATTCATAGTTGAACTGCTTAAATCCCCTTTTTACAAGCTGTATATAGACGTTCTTTCAACAGGTTCTATCAGAGATTCACTTAGCTACGACCTTCTTGAAACCATAAAGGTTCCTGAAGTGCATGATGAAAAGCAGGAATCGATTTACAAACTGATAAATGAAACAAAACAACGGATACTGGACCTTCAGGGAGGTATCCTTGGAAAGAAAGATGAAATTGTTAAGGAACTGCATTCACTGATAAAATGA
- a CDS encoding PilZ domain-containing protein, which produces MPDNKITIGIGKKNKDDKTQRTHKDDFNNTPIAPVESDQKPEQNYYDEQVWGNDSLLAKKLDEQYLAEKRMFVRVRYIQHIECKKISNNVYDEPITLNKPMLITLSDISMAGMGAVCSHELGVGSVLEFDMQLDHLQYTIKCQVIYSIFMEDSYRIGLKIATKDKDFIKHLKIVVARISLNAKYNNDPGK; this is translated from the coding sequence ATGCCGGATAATAAGATTACTATTGGAATAGGTAAAAAAAATAAAGATGACAAAACCCAACGGACTCATAAAGATGACTTTAATAACACTCCCATTGCACCAGTCGAATCTGACCAAAAACCCGAACAAAATTATTACGATGAGCAAGTATGGGGAAACGACTCCTTACTGGCCAAAAAGCTTGATGAACAATATCTCGCTGAAAAAAGGATGTTTGTCAGGGTTAGATATATCCAGCACATAGAATGTAAAAAAATAAGTAATAATGTATATGACGAGCCGATCACTCTTAACAAGCCTATGCTTATTACATTATCCGATATCTCAATGGCAGGCATGGGGGCTGTATGCAGCCACGAATTGGGCGTCGGATCTGTTCTTGAATTTGATATGCAGCTCGATCATCTGCAATATACTATTAAGTGTCAGGTAATTTATAGTATTTTCATGGAAGACAGCTACAGGATTGGATTAAAGATAGCAACTAAAGACAAGGATTTCATTAAGCATCTGAAAATAGTTGTAGCGCGTATATCCCTAAATGCAAAATACAATAATGACCCCGGCAAATGA